The following coding sequences are from one Triticum aestivum cultivar Chinese Spring chromosome 5A, IWGSC CS RefSeq v2.1, whole genome shotgun sequence window:
- the LOC123106754 gene encoding L10-interacting MYB domain-containing protein, whose product MEKVKYPKAIWDSAAHSIYMDVCVEEVRANNQAPGGTTLSDVGQANLLTKFNERSGRGYSHLQLKNRWDACRGDYAIWKTLVQKASGIGRDPYTKTIAATNEWWALELKARPQASKFRYAALAEEDKMEEVFDACCVTNEHARVPMPTYQGSTSRITLDDESGCEGDETQVTPRPNHAKGGKKRACPYSPTPKMNEKWASEHAKNEAFVRMVDLFDSRNKRDETQVSARKEIHEMLAMVEADGGAPGSDVHFYASQLFRDQTNRDVFSAFKGHEPSARLLWINKTWEFNNK is encoded by the exons ATGGAGAAAGTGAAGTATCCAAAAGCAATTTGGGATAGTGCGGCTCATTCCATTTATATGGATGTGTGCGTAGAGGAGGTGCGAGCAAATAACCAGGCCCCTGGAGGCACCACTTTGTCCGATGTAGGACAAGCTAATTTGCTTACTAAGTTCAATGAGCGCTCTGGGCGTGGCTATTCGCACTTGCAATTAAAAAACAGGTGGGATGCATGTAGAGGTGATTATGCCATATGGAAGACATTGGTTCAAAAAGCTTCTGGCATTGGAAGAGATCCTTATACGAAGACCATTGCTGCTACAAATGAGTGGTGGGCATTGGAGTTGAAG GCACGTCCGCAGGCTAGCAAGTTTCGGTATGCTGCACTTGCGGAGGAGGATAAAATGgaggaggtgtttgatgcttgttGTGTCACAAATGAGCATGCGAGGGTGCCAATGCCAACATATCAAGGTTCTACGTCTCGAATCACTTTGGATGATGAGTCTGGTTGTGAAGGTGATGAAACTCAGGTTACACCTCGTCCTAATCATGCTAAGGGTGGGAAGAAGAGGGCATGTCCTTATTCGCCAACTCCTAAGATGAATGAAAAGTGGGCAAGTGAGCATGCAAAAAATGAGGCATTTGTGCGTATGGTGGACCTGTTTGATTCAAGGAACAAGAGAGATgaaactcaagtttcagcaagaAAGGAGATTCACGAAATGTTGGCCATGGTAGAGGCGGATGGTGGTGCACCTGGGAGTGATGTTCATTTCTATGCTTCACAACTATTTAGGGATCAGACAAATCGTGATGTTTTCTCTGCCTTCAAGGGTCACGAGCCTAGTGCGAGGCTTCTATGGATAAACAAAACATGGGAGTTCAACAATAAGTAG